The Halichoerus grypus chromosome 9, mHalGry1.hap1.1, whole genome shotgun sequence genome has a window encoding:
- the LOC118553734 gene encoding trace amine-associated receptor 2 codes for MYSFMAGAIFITVLGNLAMIISISYFKQLHTPTNFLILSMAVTDFLLGLTIMPYSMVRSVETCWYFGLTFCKIHYSFDLMLSITSIFHLCSVAIDRFYAICYPLHHSTKTTIPLIKWLLLLCWLVPGAFAFGVVFSEAYANGIEGYDILVACSSSCPVMFNKLWGTTLFMAGFFTPGSVMVGIYGKIFAVLRKHPCAINNLPENQNNQMRKDKKAAKTLGIVMGVFLLCWLPCFFTILLDPFLDFSTPVVLFDALTWFGYFNSTCNPLIYGFFYPWFSQSAEVHFTR; via the coding sequence ATGTATTCATTTATGGCAGGAGCCATATTCATCACGGTGCTTGGCAATCTTGCCATGATCATTTCCATTTCCTACTTCAAGCAGCTTCACACACCAACCAACTTCCTCATCCTCTCCATGGCAGTCACTGATTTCCTCCTGGGGCTTACCATCATGCCCTACAGTATGGTCAGATCAGTGGAGACTTGCTGGTATTTCGGGCTTACATTTTGCAAGATTCATTATAGTTTTGACCTGATGCTTAGCATAACGTCCATTTTCCATCTTTGCTCAGTGGCCATTGATAGATTTTATGCTATCTGTTACCCTTTACATCATTCCACGAAAACAACGATTCCCCTCATTAAGTGGTTGCTACTTCTCTGCTGGTTGGTCCCCGGAGCATTTGCTTTCGGGGTGGTCTTCTCCGAGGCCTACGCCAATGGGATAGAAGGTTATGATATCTTGGTGGCTTGTTCCAGTTCCTGTCCAGTGATGTTCAACAAGCTATGGGGGACCACCTTGTTTATGGCAGGTTTCTTCACTCCAGGGTCTGTGATGGTGGGGATTTATGGCAAGATTTTTGCAGTATTGAGAAAACATCCTTGTGCAATCAATAACTTGCCAGAAAATCAAAATAACCAAATGAGGAAAGACAAAAAAGCAGCCAAAACTTTAGGAATAGTGATGGGTGTTTTCTTATTATGTTGGCTTCCCTGTTTCTTCACAATTTTATTGGATCCCTTTTTGGACTTCTCTACTCCTGTGGTTTTGTTTGATGCTTTGACATGGTTTGGTTATTTTAACTCCACATGTAATCCCTTAATATATGGTTTCTTCTATCCCTGGTTTTCGCAGAGCGCTGAAGTACATTTTACTAGGTAA
- the LOC118553685 gene encoding LOW QUALITY PROTEIN: trace amine-associated receptor 6-like (The sequence of the model RefSeq protein was modified relative to this genomic sequence to represent the inferred CDS: inserted 2 bases in 2 codons; substituted 1 base at 1 genomic stop codon): MSDLKLGETLFVNYTLFGSGAVLCXGNLLLVISILHFXQLPSPTSVLLASLASADFLVGVTVMPFSMVRSVESCWYFGPSFCTFHTCCDVAFCYSSLFHLCFISIDRYLAVTDPLVSPSKFTGSVSGICVSVSWILPLVYGGAVFYTGVYDDGLEELSSALNCVGGCQTVVNQNWVLIDFLSFFIPILIMIILYSNIFLVARQQAKKTEHTGGKREXSSDSYKSRVAKRERKAAKTLSITVVVFMISWLPYSIDSLIDAYIGFITPAYIYEICSWCAYYNSAMNPLTYALFYPWFKKAIKGTPGWLRIIEMDESGLQSCLVVGFQEDRDSKGNMLKKKQSKHLTMIMKSDVKLGYKQYF; this comes from the exons ATGAGTGATCTGAAGCTGGGAGAG ACCTTATTTGTTAACTACACACTGTTTGGCTCTGGGGCTGTGCTGT TTGGAAACCTCCTGCTGGTCATTTCCATCCTGCATT AACAGCTGCCCTCTCCCACCAGTGTTCTCCTGGCCTCTCTGGCCAGTGCTGACTTCCTGGTGGGGGTGACCGTCATGCCCTTCAGCATGGTCAGGTCGGTGGAGAGCTGCTGGTACTTTGGGCCAAGTTTCTGTACCTTCCACACGTGCTGTGATGTGGCATTTTGTTactcttctctcttccacttGTGTTTCATCTCCATCGACAGGTACCTTGCTGTTACTGACCCTCTGGTCTCTCCTAGCAAGTTCACGGGGTCTGTGTCAGGGATATGCGTCAGTGTctcctggatcctgccccttgtATACGGCGGTGCAGTGTTCTACACAGGTGTCTATGATGATGGGTTGGAGGAATTATCTAGTGCCCTCAACTGTGTAGGAGGGTGTCAGACAGTTGTAAATCAAAACTGGGTGTTGATAGATTTTCTATCCTTCTTTATACCTATCCTTATTATGATAATTCTctatagcaatatttttcttgtGGCGAGACAACAAGCTAAAAAGACTGAACATACTGGAGGCAAAAGAGAATAGTCATCAGACAGTTACAAATCCAGAGTGgccaagagagagagaaaagccgCTAAAACCCTGAGCATCACGGTGGTAGTATTTATGATTTCCTGGTTACCATATAGTATTGATTCATTAATAGATGCTTATATAGGCTTCATAACGCCTGCCTATATTTATGAGATTTGCTCTTGGTGTGCTTATTATAATTCAGCCATGAACCCTTTGACTTATGCTTTATTTTACCCATGGTTCAAGAAAGCCAtcaaagggacgcctgggtggctca GAATCATTGAAATGGATGAATCTGGCTTACAATCCTGTTTAGTGGTGGGATTCCAAGAAGACAGGGATTCTAAAGGGaacatgttgaaaaagaaacagtCCAAACACTTGACTATGATTATGAAAAGTGATGTGAAATTAGGATACAAGCAATATTTCTGA
- the LOC118553737 gene encoding trace amine-associated receptor 4-like, with the protein MNSPDLWNTSEVQFCFALVNNSCPRNVRSVRSVCAMYAIMMGAIVMTMLGNLVVIVSIAHFEQLQSPTNFPILSMATTGFLLSCVVMPFSMVRSIESCWYFGDLLRKVHSCRDIMLCTTSIFHLCFISVDRYYAVCDPSHYVTKTTIPVIEVFLLISWSISIFFAFGLAFSEFNIIGAEDFVAAIDCTGLCVLIFNKLWGVLASFTAFFLPGTVMVGIYVHIFTVARKHARQIGMGPTRKQGGSESKMKVSSKKERKATKTLSIVMGGFVLRWLPFFVLMITDPFINFTTPEDLYNVFLWLGYFNSTFNPIIYGMFYSWFRKALRMIVTGTIFHPDSSTLNLFPADA; encoded by the coding sequence ATGAATTCACCTGATCTTTGGAACACTTCAGAAGTacagttttgctttgctttggtcAACAATTCATGCCCTAGAAATGTGAGGTCTGTGCGGAGTGTGTGTGCCATGTACGCTATCATGATGGGTGCTATAGTGATGACCATGCTGGGCAACCTGGTTGTGATCGTTTCCATCGCCCACTTCGAGCAGCTCCAGTCCCCAACCAACTTCCCGATTCTCTCCATGGCCACCACTGGCTTTTTGTTGAGCTGTGTGGTCATGCCCTTCAGTATGGTCAGGTCCATCGAGTCCTGCTGGTATTTTGGAGACCTCTTGCGCAAAGTCCACAGCTGCCGTGACATCATGCTCTGCACCACCTCTATTTTTCACCTCTGCTTCATCTCAGTGGACCGCTACTATGCTGTTTGTGACCCTTCGCATTATGTCACCAAAACTACCATCCCTGTGATAGAGGTCTTTCTGCTCATCAGTTGGTCCATTTCCATCTTTTTTGCCTTTGGCCTGGCATTCTCAGAGTTCAACATAATTGGTGCAGAAGACTTTGTTGCAGCCATTGACTGCACAGGTTTGTGTGTATTGATATTTAACAAGCTCTGGGGGGTGCTGGCCTCCTTTACAGCCTTCTTTCTCCCTGGGACTGTCATGGTGGGGATTTACGTACACATTTTCACAGTAGCTAGGAAGCATGCTAGGCAAATTGGCATGGGTCCTACCAGGAAACAGGGAGGGtcagaaagcaaaatgaaagtatcatccaaaaaagaaaggaaggccaCGAAGACCTTAAGCATAGTCATGGGAGGGTTTGTGCTGCGCTGGCTGCCCTTTtttgtcttgatgatcacagacCCTTTCATTAATTTTACAACTCCTGAAGATTTGTACAATGTCTTCCTCTGGCTGGGTTATTTCAATTCCACTTTCAATCCCATTATATATGGCATGTTTTATTCCTGGTTTCGCAAAGCATTGAGGATGATTGTCACGGGAACCATCTTCCACCCTGACTCTTCCACCCTAAACCTATTTCCTGCAGATGCTTAG
- the TAAR5 gene encoding trace amine-associated receptor 5, which produces MSAVLNQGAEEHPTAFCYQVNGSRPRTVHPLDIQLAIYLACAVGMLITVLGNLFVVFAVSYFKVLHTPTNLLLLSLALADMFLGLLVLPLSTVRSVESCWYFGDFLCRLHTYLDTLFCLTSIFHLCFISIDRHCAICEPLIYPSKFTVRVAIRYILAGWGIPAAYTAFFLYTDVVENGLSQWLEEMPCVGSCQLLFNKFWGWLNFPMFFYPCLIMISLYVKIFVVATRQAQQIITLSKNLARAAKRERKAAKTLGITVGIYVLCRLPFTIDTLVDSLLNFITPPLVFDIFIWFAYFNSACNPIIYVFSYRWFRKALRLCLSREISSRTRTIGLYQE; this is translated from the coding sequence ATGAGTGCTGTCCTCAACCAAGGTGCTGAAGAACACCCCACAGCATTCTGCTACCAGGTGAATGGGTCTCGCCCCAGGACAGTCCATCCTTTGGACATTCAGTTGGCCATCTACCTGGCCTGTGCAGTAGGCATGCTGATTACAGTCCTAGGAAATTTATTTGTGGTGTTTGCTGTGTCCTACTTCAAAGTGCTACACACTCCCACCAACCTCTTGCTGCTTTCCCTGGCCCTGGCTGACATGTTTCTGGGTCTGCTAGTGCTGCCCCTCAGCACCGTTCGCTCAGTAGAGAGCTGCTGGTACTTTGGAGACTTCCTCTGCCGCCTGCATACTTACCTGGACACCCTCTTCTGCCTCACCTCCATCTTCCATCTCTGTTTCATTTCCATTGACCGCCACTGTGCCATCTGCGAGCCCCTGATCTATCCCTCCAAGTTCACAGTCAGAGTGGCCATCAGGTACATCCTGGCAGGGTGGGGGATCCCAGCGGCTTACACTGCCTTCTTCCTCTACACGGATGTGGTAGAGAATGGGCTCAGTCAGTGGCTGGAAGAGATGCCTTGCGTGGGCAGTTGCCAACTGCTATTCAATAAGTTTTGGGGCTGGCTAAACTTTCCTATGTTCTTTTACCCCTGCCTCATCATGATCAGCTTGTATGTGAAGATTTTTGTGGTTGCCACAAGGCAGGCTCAGCAGATCATCACCTTGAGCAAAAACCTGGCCAGGGCTGCCAAACGTGAAAGAAAAGCTGCCAAGACCCTGGGCATTACTGTGGGCATTTACGTCTTGTGCCGGCTTCCCTTCACCATTGACACGTTGGTTGACAGCCTCCTTAACTTCATCACACCACCACTGGTCTTCGACATCTTTATCTGGTTTGCTTACTTCAACTCAGCCTGCAACCCTATCATCTATGTCTTTTCCTACCGATGGTTCAGAAAGGCACTGAGACTCTGCCTGAGTCGGGAGATCTCATCTCGGACACGCACTATTGGTTTGTACCAAGAATGA